One Ilumatobacter fluminis genomic window, GTCGAGATGCTTCAGGAACACCAGGCGACGCGTGTCGTAGTGATAGGCGAGCGCGCCGAACGGCTCCGGGCGCAACGCGACCTGCGGATGCAGGCCGAGCGAACGCCCCAAGACCGGGTGGGCGGCGACAGTGGGCACGGCGGGCTCAGTACACCCCGCACATGCCGTCGATCGAGATCTCCTCGATCAACTGCTCCTCGACGACCTGCTCATCGGCGGTCGCCTGAACGGCGGCGGTCTCG contains:
- the mftA gene encoding mycofactocin precursor MftA (Mycofactocin is a small molecule electron carrier derived from the final two amino acids, Val-Tyr, of MftA, the mycofactocin precursor. It plays a role in redox homeostasis and the metabolism of alcohols and aldehydes in Actinobacteria, including Mycobacterium tuberculosis.); this translates as MENESTIADVTTTSTETAAVQATADEQVVEEQLIEEISIDGMCGVY